atcaaacaaacaaacaaactcttcagctttataatattagtatagatttggtctttattaacaacctattaaaataaacatcaattcaattgacaaaatgtcatttacctactgtgtcaTTTACAAGTAAGCATacaatgacatttgttacatagaatctcaatttagtATGTAAGTCAACTAGCACACGACAAAGGTATTGAATAAGCCTGCAGAGTGTATTGATGGAAGacctacaaaatatattaagaccaTATTCTACAAAACATTACAAGGGACACGTTCTATTAAACATCCAGTATTATAgtactcaaaagtgattacaaaaataagaaaacgaatgtcgaacaaaggttatgattcacaacacttgtcaggacaacttaattaacaaatcaaactgtaaccaaaataagaccctagaatggcagagaatgaccttgagtggagtcacgcacttgtgaacgatgtgtgtagggttaaaggtaccttagagtgatatcaaacactccccttttccactcaagtcactctccccgcctatcccaagtaacccataaagataTACACAACACAACAAGATATGTGgccggctcgaacgccacgagcactgaagccaacacgagttcgagcgacgtcatatccgtcacagactactatttcctacactatttattataaacatgtaaatttaaaagcggctaacgcggcgataacaccaGATAAAGAAGCCGtggttttaaattacatttttaattcatttcgcaacaacatttatttataaagataaaatttgtcgtgcctttattattttttaatttaattccaaATTGAGTTTGCTCATTGATCCAGttcaaaaagattatttttgtgACAAACTGTAAATGAAACATGTGAAAGGAATGAATACCTTTATGGAAATATTGAACGAAAATACTTCAAAAGAAATGATAACATTGTATCTGACTGTATTGTTACTCTAATAGGCAAAATTTACTTTGGTAAAGGAGAGGCTTACGATGTCTTTCAGATTTAAATAATACGATTCCATTAGAATTACTTCAAGGACAATGTGATCTGTGATGTTTTTGTCTATGTACGAGTAATTGTACCTAATTGTattctaattgaaataaataataacgaactaatttttttaggaTAATATTCAATTAATCAATACTgagttaagtaggtacctacgttttGGTAGACTCAATATTGGGAACCCGAAAGCATTCGAAACAAATAACTATCATCTTAATACAACCAACTGCCACCTTGACaaattatgtacttaaatattCTTCTTCATAAATCACTCTAACTATTAGTGAAAACCGTATGGAAATCCGTTCGGTACAACCGTAtggaagtttcaaaagtgcttgtaaactaagcctaaatgaaataagtgaattttgaatttgtgtTTGATTATAGTCATTATCGTCGGgtttggcagcggaatctccccCGAAGGTTCTTGACTCGCCGacggacgttgggatcccaaggtgctggaatggcgacctcgcaccttAAAACGCAGTGCTGAACTACCTCCCATTAGGTTGACCAAGGATAtgaagcggattgcaggaagccgttggatgctggcggctcgagaccgttgtgcttggaggtccatgcaagaggcctatgtctagcagtggacgtctatcggctgataaggataGTCATTATCAATTAAACCCAACATAGATTCCTATCATGAAGAGAAATAACGATAAACTTACGTAAAAATAGCCCTCAGTAAATCGTGGACCAGAGACTTCCCGGGCGGAGCCAAATAGTTTCTAGCTTCACATATGCTCCTCATTATGCAGGCGCGGCCATTCAGGTTATGGCTGGAATTGaaaataccaatttttactATAAACCAGGAAAAATTGCAAATTATTTGTACCTCTCACGGCGCCgcatctaaatatataatttcaaagctgactgacatagtgatctatcaacgcatagcccaaaccactggacggatcgggctgaaatttggcatgcaggtagatgttatgacgtaggcatccgctaagaaagggttttgatcaattctacccccaaggggataaaataggggatgaaagtttgtatgaaattatGTCAATTTTGCGGCAATTTGGCCGAAATCGGTAAAgcgaaatgaaaataaaattaattctggattaacacatgtttTTCATCCCAGAAACATCTTTAGTTCTCGCGGAatatgtgaaaaacttaattccatgcgaacgaagtcgcgggcgcccgctagtgtAGTTTTAGTAATATGCATACAGTGTCTATGAAGCAGGTAAGGACTCGGGTATTATTCGGTATTCGGTATTAtttttacgttacgttacgttagtAGTTTCGTTAGTAGTTTCAGTCAATaatcttatagcgaaaagtttcgaccaacaccttaagaagctttcgcttaactgttagATCAAGGATAGAAAAGTGatggcagtgattcttgagacggcgcgtattgtgaggaggttcctcactctggagccctaaccaccggttgcttgggcactaaGATATCCCGAAGCGGGAGTTAATGAATGAgaggaaataaaaaatgtaatatttctgTTTTAATAGAATTATAAATCACTTCCTATCATAATTCCTTCTTAActcaaatgaaaaaaactaaaaagaagaaGATTTACCGTCACTTACTAATCAATCGCGTTCTGAAGCCTTTCCCAGAACTCTCTCTTCTGTTTGTGGTGTAACTTTCTTCTGAAGTAAGTTTTTGTGAATTTCGCATCTGGTAATGGGAAGAGGACGTCTATCTCTAGAGCGATGTTCCATCCAGCAGGTGCGTGGGTCATGAATGCCTTCACCAATGATATGGTCATCTGAAAGGTCAATAATAATgcatgaatctatactaatattataaagctgaagagtttgttgtttgattgaacgcgcaaatttcaggaattactggtccgatttgataaattttttcattgttaaatagcccatttattgataaaggctatatattatataataggctatatattatccccgttttcctacggaaacgggaaccacgcgggtaaaaccgcgcggcgttatcTAGTAGTTAATAATATGCATTAATCTACGTAATTACAGTGCATACCTTTACAATTTCACTGTGCCACTCATTGAAGATTCTTTTGATGAAATTCACATACTTTGGAACATAGAACCCCATCAATGTCTATTGGAACTCCGTGAAACTATGCAGCCTTTATTCGCTAAAGTTTTGTACGGGCACTGCGGAACTTTCTGATGAGCTCGCTGGTTCTTTTCatattaatactagcagacgaccGCGACTTTGCCCGCGTTGTACTTTTCTATAAAACGGAATATTCAAAAGGAGTAGGCAGCGTTccaacatcatcatatcagcttatggacgtccactgcaggacatgggccttttgtagggacttccaaacatcacgatactgagccacctgcatccagcgaatccatgcgactcgcttgatgtcgtcagtccacctggcggggggtcggccaacactgcgcttactagtgcagggtcgccatttcagcactttgggactccaacggctcttcgaactatgtgccccgcccattgccacttcagcttcgcaattactcattgagctatgtcggtgactttggttcttctgcggatctcctcctttctgattcgatcacgcgatTAGAAAGCgcgtgattattattattattattatttttattattgttgacaataaaaaataaaaaagacgtATTGGCTCTAGCTCTGGAaggttattaatataatatgataatattaaacATAGAACTCCAATTTATATTTCATGACATCCATATCAATTCATTACatcgtaaaatttaaattactccCAAATTAATCGCCGCAATACCGATTGCAATATTTGATTAGATTCGAGGCCTGTCATCAAATACATTATTGGATAACTCATACATGAAAATATGTTTATCTCCTACTAGCTAACGTCTCGTGGGTTTTCTTTGGACGCCTCGGGGGTAagatatcattattatcattatcaacccatattcgactcactgctgagctcgagtctcctctcagaatccgAAGtaagtcaatagtccaccacgctggcccattgcgaattggcagactttacacacgcagagaattaagaaaattctctggtatgcaggttttacgATGTTTTAGGATTTAACCAGGGATTACCCCCAACAATACCACtaactttaccactttataacattagtatagattaagtaggaatttaataaataaactggaACTAGTTTTTCCCtaaatttttatacttaaagcACCAGATATAACAAAGGTCAGTGATTGTTTTAGAAATTATTGTTGGAATTATGTGTGATTGAATTGAactaaaggacatgtcccaaaatgtgcctttattatttataatttataagcagatCGATAGAACGCTACTGCAGGAAGaccactgacaatctgtcagggtgtgagttacaagcatgccatgataaaaattcttaatttaatgttgttagctaatgaaaaaaatacattatattttaatttataacaaaaatgcaggtttcaaaaattgtatgttcttttaaaataaaaataatttgttctgcttagttgacactcggaataaaccatacaaaattgggacatgtcttttcaaattaaaaattacatcaGTATTCAGCGTTAGGTCATCCAAACCCGTTGTCACTAGAACTTATGTAAAAAATCCTTTAAATTCACTATAAGTACCTAGTTGAAAAAATCTACAGCATTCTACCACATTGGCATTGGCACTTTATAGAGTTTATCATTTTACTTTGTGTAACTACAAAGTTTtcattgtataataattattttgtaatacaaaatCTTACGACTTACCACAAAATTACTTCCATCTGGAAACGTAAGATGCCGCCTCTTCCTAATAGAATCGAGTGATGTTTTCACATTGGGACAATGGTCTGTTTTGTTTGCACAGACTATCACTAACAACACAGCAATTACCACTAAATGACATAACCGCATTATTCTGCTAACACTTTAATACTACCTACAGATATTATCGCTCCAAGTTCACAACATTGAATCTCTCTTACAACTCACGTGCCATGGGCAAACGTCACAGTATTTACTGAAGAACTTAGCGTGGAGTTACCTAAGACGGTAACAAGCTTTTTATCGCAATTTAAAAATGACATTTAATTTATCATTACAATTCACACCATTTTAATTTACGATTTTATAAGGATCCTCCCCCAGTTACTGAAACTTTGATCAGTGATCAAAATGATTAGTGAATCGGGCGTTTAAGTTTAAGCAAAATGTGACAAAGGAagattgaatagaagcaggcgttactttgcggaagttcatcatgattatataatgatttatttattttgctatcatccgcgaaaattcggcttGATTCGCGAaaaagatgttgactctacaacgtgcaattgcaattgcacgttgtagagtcaacatctcctgaggatgctccggtttcggggtgaaacgtacgtagagagtattttgtcggacctgggtgacgttgtcgcatgggttcgccgaattttcgcggatgatagcaaaataaataaatcattatataacaaaGGAAGATGTAAatggatatttaaaaaattatatttaaataacgatgtgtacgtaaaaataaaactttatgtatatagctacaatattaataatattataggtacctTTTGCATTATCATTACTTTAGACGGCTTTTCAATTAATTTGTAACTTATAGTTTCtagctattttttaatttataattaaataaaataagcacaAGCAACTAATTTGGTAATTATAACACTTCGTTGAACTTGTTTAACCGCCATTGTAACAATATTAGATATACTTGACTTTACAAAACATACCTACCAGAAAGAGcttcataattatacatattatgtacaaagaATACTTAAAGCTTCAACAATCATAAATATATACCCATTTAACTGAAAAAGAGTATTGGacagcaattaatttaattaacaaaagatTTCATCACCTTTTCAGATTCAGCGCATTaatcaatacaatataaattgaATGCGTCATTCAGATGTATTGACGTCTTCATTTGTTATTTGTATAaagaataatgataattatcacATCACAAATATGTCAAACAGCTCCGCACGTGCTACCAAAACACACTTGATAAAAAGAGCAATTGTTTAGCCGAATCTTCTTTTTCAAAATCTACCTTCTGTAAGATCATGACGTAATTGATCTTATAGAAGGTAGATTTGAAAAAGAAGATTTGACGTATCATAAATAGTTGTAAACTTAgcttgttttgtttatataaagtaccaaataaacaaatttgatttgattttgtacATGAGTTTCAGGAGTTGCAAGGGAATCTTAAAAGATATGTTCTCTCCAGCTTAAGCGTATCATCTACGCCTCCGCCTTTCCTTTTTGTCTCCATTTTTCGGTCTTTCCTACTTTCGTTTCTCTTGCAGATTCCAGTCTCCTATTCCACAGAACTCTGTAGTTGCCTACATTACTTatctgatatgataatgatgagctTACTAATTATCAGCTTCTATAAAATGAGGAACGAAAGGAGGAAACGAAGTTcgagttttgattttcaaagaCTAACAACCAATTAGACAGAGTACAAATTAACCACTGATTAGCCTGCTATTGTTAATCAAAAGTTTTTCGATTTGCACTTTGATTTTCACATAACATCACACTACATTCAACTATTTGACACCCAAAAGAAGGTACTTGCGAAATTTGATCGGATTCGTTCGATAGTAAATAAATTCTACTATAATTGTCCAACTGAAAGTTTTCCTAGAGATTTAACATTCATTTGACGTATTTTTCGTTAAATGAGCTGTCAAATAGGTCTAATCGAATTACACAATTACCCACCATGTCTGCAAAAGGCCATTCGTCATGACACCGAATATCGAATCGCCTTGTCTTGTCTATCTTTTCCTTACCAAGCATTTTCTTTCGGATGCTGTCAATGcgtctattaattaatttatctacgATCTAGCAAATACGCAGGCGCCGAACCACCGACTACAATAACGAAGTAGGTATgcaataaaagtaaaactaaaaaaacgaggttaaatttaataaatgaaatttcagtGAATTTACGACCGGAACATTCAATGCAGTCCAACATTTACGACAATCTAGCTAAAATGGGTTGTCAGTGTTTCATAGTCGGGAACCAAATTGAAATCTATCAATTGCTGTTCCATTTTTTCccctttgtttacatttactaGTTCGATACAGAATGTGAAAAAGAGATATCagattaaaaacaaattgaatAACTAACTTATGTTAGATTTTTTATACCGTTTTTTTATTTCGATATTTGTTTTCAAAAGTCATGTTCGATTTGAATTATTAGAAGACTATGGCGATTGTCGATTTCAAATTTTTGAAGTTAGAAACCTCAAGAGAAGGTGATAATCAAAAAAAGTGATAACAAAAACTTTGTGGAGGGAATATATAAGCAGGTGCCTTCATGATAAATGTTCCACTACTATTGCATGTGTCTATTATGTCATAGTATTTTAAGCGTGAAAgctcaacaaacaaacaaactcagtttcttatttataattatataaaatgtgcTCGTTTTAAtcttagcggacgcccgcaacttcgttagcgttaatttttttcgagataaaacgTAGCCTACATGTGGCTCAATATCTACCAGTAAAAGTCccgtttaaatcggttcagccattccaaagactaacctggacaaacagacagataatcaaagattttcggagtaaataatatttatttatcttttgtaaatagatcttaaaatgtgtacCATATATGCATCCTTATTATGTCATAGTCAAACtttgcaattttaaaatgcaaggatagataaaggcatgtGTTACATGGTTAGTCGGAATCATTTTAATTACTcgaactttgtatgaaaacaagttttttttattttttagttaaaaacaatattacttaCACAGTTCGGTTCCTTTAAGTGAattcgtcaacaccttgaagttatgggagaaactccccagcaccctgtatatatttatgataatatGTCAAAGAGTATCCACGTTATTGCCAGCAAGTGTAGCAGGCCTGTTCGCTGACCCGGGATGTTTGATCAAAGAATTAGACCGACAGACTTCTCCACTCATTACGTTAGTTTAACACCTTCGCGGATTTCCTCCGTGCGATACATTTTAAGCTCTACCGCCTTAGCATTAACGTTTATAATTGAATCACAGGAAACAGCCAGAAATTTTCTGTCCCCAGTAATTTGTAGAACTATCCGAACCGTACACATTTCTCAACCTTCCGTAACAAGTTTTATgtgttttaacattttatttacgaCGTTAtctctgatttatttattatagtataatgGGATTTTAATTCTATTTTGTCGAATTTATTGCAAGGGTGACCAAGATTTATCAATTTTTGCAAGAATTGATTAATCTCGGTC
This genomic interval from Bicyclus anynana chromosome 17, ilBicAnyn1.1, whole genome shotgun sequence contains the following:
- the LOC112044692 gene encoding uncharacterized protein LOC112044692 isoform X2; amino-acid sequence: MGFYVPKYVNFIKRIFNEWHSEIVKMTISLVKAFMTHAPAGWNIALEIDVLFPLPDAKFTKTYFRRKLHHKQKREFWERLQNAIDYHNLNGRACIMRSICEARNYLAPPGKSLVHDLLRAIFTAPIHEEEFTEEVADMYNEILDPDVCDQVIDCPFSLLHFVLTLNKMKY
- the LOC112044692 gene encoding uncharacterized protein LOC112044692 isoform X1, which produces MRLCHLVVIAVLLVIVCANKTDHCPNVKTSLDSIRKRRHLTFPDGSNFVMTISLVKAFMTHAPAGWNIALEIDVLFPLPDAKFTKTYFRRKLHHKQKREFWERLQNAIDYHNLNGRACIMRSICEARNYLAPPGKSLVHDLLRAIFTAPIHEEEFTEEVADMYNEILDPDVCDQVIDCPFSLLHFVLTLNKMKY